A single window of Pseudophryne corroboree isolate aPseCor3 chromosome 5, aPseCor3.hap2, whole genome shotgun sequence DNA harbors:
- the LOC134927326 gene encoding syncytin-2-like — protein sequence MNDLNLTDYSYNVEIDINHTAHNALSDLGIYLEIAGIISPPTMCIGPMFINHVAELKGHLVNLPKVYVGETNCENAALVFNIEYNEKLCDKVNCNCNNQCWCAKMKALCAPRCACPNQMDENDWDCKTQVHNNMVWFQSWLGNHVKIIPRVLKQGLYYICGNRAYSWLPMGAWGNCTIGRVVPAIRQRENISFTNMIETSPRETRYKRELFTAADKAWMWFPAWTGWGIELANKLNKYANIMDGIINETTSAIHAINEEKAQIRKVTLQNRMALIYLLAMEGGSCAVIWKECCTWIEDSHDPIEAHMNKVKELQKQARDISKEGWSPFSWMGTIGVWFNNLLSDLIKPIVVVIGLIVFLLIAWKCLMCCISHFRKNVDSLA from the coding sequence ATGAATGATCTTAACCTCACAGATTATAGCTATAATGTTGAAATAGACATAAATCACACTGCTCACAATGCTCTTTCAGACCTAGGAATATATTTAGAAATCGCTGGTATAATCTCTCCGCCCACTATGTGTATAGGGCCTATGTTTATTAACCACGTGGCTGAACTAAAAGGTCACCTAGTCAATTTACCTAAGGTATACGTTGGAGAAACAAATTGTGAAAATGCTGCCTTAGTGTTTAACATAGAATACAATGAAAAGTTATGTGACAAGGTGAACTGTAACTGTAACAATCAATGTTGGTGTGCAAAAATGAAAGCTCTTTGTGCCCCTAGGTGTGCCTGCCCTAACCAGATGGATGAGAATGATTGGGATTGTAAGACCCAAGTGCACAATaatatggtatggtttcagagctggttgggaaaccatgttaagataatccctagggtgctgaagcaaggcctatactatatttgtggaaatagggcatactcatggcttcctatgggagcttgggggaactgcactataggaagagttgtgccagccataagacagcgtgagaacatctcttttaccaatatgatagaaacaagccctagagagactagatacaagagagaattgtttactgcagcagataaagcctggatgtggttccctgcctggacaggctggggaattgaattagcaaataagttaaataaatatgcaaatattatGGATGGGATAATTAATGAGACCACAAGTGCCATCCATGCTATCAATGAAGAAAAGGCTCAAATTAGGAAGGTGACCCTACAAAATAGGATGGCTCTCATTTATTTGTTAGCTATGGAGGGAGGATCGTGTGCTGTTATATGGAAGGAATGTTGTACCTGGATTGAGGACTCACATGACCCCATAGAAGCGCACATGAATAAAGTAAAGGAATTACAGAAACAAGCTAGAGACATATCCAAGGAGGGATGGAGTCCCTTCTCCTGGATGGGGACAATTGGTGTATGGTTTAACAATCTATTATCGGATTTAATaaaacccatagtggtagtgataggATTGATTGTATTTCTTTTGATCGCTTGGAAATGCTTAATGTGCTGTATTTCTCATTTCAGGAAAAATGTGGATTCGCTCGCCTAA